The genomic region TCCGGAAATAACCAGGATGGTTCCCTCATGCTTCTTGAGGTATGGAATTACCTCAAGAGTTTTCTCCCGGCCGAAGATTATTTTCCGGTTTGCATCAAAAGAGAACCCTACCATTTGCTCAGCTCCAGAGGTGCACAGACCTTATGAGATGTTCCTTTTCGGGGTTCTGCCATCCAGGGTGCGACATTTTCACGCCATTCCAGATAATGGGCTGTCTCCTTATGGGATTTTACAGCCTCTTCAGAACTGTATGCTTCATAGAGAAAGAAGCGGCAGCTGTCTTCAGTCTGCTGCAGTACATCAAAACGGATATTACCCGTCTCTTTTCGGGTTTCCATATGGTTTTTGTGACTGGCGGCTTTGAATTCTTCTTCCTTACCTGGAATAACATGAACTTCTACACAATAGACTAACATCTGATTTCTCTCCTTAGATACCGGATACATTCATTCTCTGAATATAGTTGAGGACTGAAGCTGTTTATGGAATGATTTCCATTCTGTTGTAGCAGTTTCTGGTCCAGTTTACATGATTTTCTCTATAGGCGGTAAAACATCGGGGCAACAGTTCAATAATATCAGAAGCTGTAAAACTGTCGCTTGCACCATCGAATAAATCGGCAGCCAGGCCATGGAGGAGAACAGCTTTTTTTACTGCTTCGCTTTTATCCTCTTCCTGTGCCAGCAAAGCGCAGATTATACCTGCCAGTACATCACCACTGCCTGCGGTACCAAGTGCTTCGTTTCCTGTCAGGTTAATATATTCCCTGCCCTCGGGAAGGGAGATGACAGTCCGGGGACCTTTATAGACACAGATTGCGTTATAAGCTTTTTCCAGAGCGTCTTCAGTCTTTTCAGCAAGACGTCTCTGTTCTCCAGGGTGGGGTGTTATAACTGTGGCAGACTTCCGCTTAAGGGTCAGCTCCGGGAACCCGGCAAGAGCATTAAGAGCATCCGCATCGATTACCAGAGGTACAGGTATTGCCGGGATCAGTTTTCTGATAAGGGAAACGGTCTCCTCCTGTTGAGTCATTCCGGGACCCAGAACTACAGCATCCTGTTTTGAGGAGAGCTCCAGCAGGAGTTCAAAATTCTCTTCAGAAATAGTAGCTGCGGCTGTTTCTTTCAGACCTTTAATAACGGCTTCCGGACAATGAATCGAGAACGTTCCATTATGAGATGCCGGAACCGCTACAGTGACATACCCCGCTCCTGAACGGTAGGCAGCTCTGGCTGCAAGTGCCGGTGCACCTATATAGTCACCACCTCCCCCGATCACAAGAATCTTTCCGAAACTGTTTTTATACCCCAGGGGATCTCTTGTTTTTAGAGCTTCCGGAAGATTCAGCTCGGATTTGAATTTTTCATCTTTATAGAGTTCAGGGGGGAAGGATATACGGGAGCAAATGAGCTTTCCATTCTTTAAATATCCGGGACTCTTTATATTTCCGTATTTTGGTGCGCCGAAGCATATTGTACTCTCCGCTTTGACTGCACAGCCCAGTTCTTCGGAACTCTTTCCATCCAGTCCCGAGGGAATATCCAGAGAGACTACAGGGCTTCTGCTCTGGTTCATTTCAAGGATGAGTTCTTTTTTATCACCGTCGACTTCTCTGTTTAATCCTGTTCCTAACAGGGCATCAACAATCAGTTCTGAATTATTGAAGAGCTTTTCACGCCGTTTTTTGTCGGGATTATAGAAGATGGGAATTGGCAGCTTTTCAAGGCACAGCAGATTCTGCAGTGATGAATCAGTCATCTTTCCTTTTGAACCGGAAATAAGGACTTCCACTTTTTTTTCAGTGCTGTAGAGTTTACGTGCAAGTGCAAGACCGTCTCCACCGTTGTTCCCTCTGCCGCAGATAATGAGAACTTTATTGAACCTGTAAGAATCTAAAATATGATTCAATGCCGCGGAGGCGGCATTTTCCATCAGGATAAGTGCAGGAATTCCGTATTGACGGATGCAGTTCTCATCCATCAGACGCATTTCTTCAGGACTGAGAACTATCATAAACTATTCCGGTGTGGTTCCTGCAAATTTGAAAATTTCAGACTGAACCCACATAAAATTCTGATTTTCCGTGGGAACTAGAAACTGTGATGTCTCTACGACATTCTCGTCTTCTGCAACAATGGTGACATCCTTGACTGCTAGTACGGGATATTTAATACCCTGTCTGAAGTTCTTGGCTATCTTTACGTATTCTGAGGAGATATAAGGAAAAAAGTCATTATGATCTGTATCATAATTCTCTCTGATAACAACATAAAAAATACAGCTTTTCATTGGATCCTCCGTGAAGCTGAGCAGTGATTTCATTAGTATTATACAGGATCAGAAAAAAATGCACCTCTTTTTTTCCTGAAAAATAGAATAATTGATGATTTATCTGCTTGTTGAGCCCGGGCCTGTCGTCGTTCCTGAGCTACCGGCAGAGCCTGCGGTACTGATCCCTGATCC from Oceanispirochaeta sp. M1 harbors:
- a CDS encoding antibiotic biosynthesis monooxygenase, translated to MLVYCVEVHVIPGKEEEFKAASHKNHMETRKETGNIRFDVLQQTEDSCRFFLYEAYSSEEAVKSHKETAHYLEWRENVAPWMAEPRKGTSHKVCAPLELSKW
- a CDS encoding NAD(P)H-hydrate dehydratase, which produces MIVLSPEEMRLMDENCIRQYGIPALILMENAASAALNHILDSYRFNKVLIICGRGNNGGDGLALARKLYSTEKKVEVLISGSKGKMTDSSLQNLLCLEKLPIPIFYNPDKKRREKLFNNSELIVDALLGTGLNREVDGDKKELILEMNQSRSPVVSLDIPSGLDGKSSEELGCAVKAESTICFGAPKYGNIKSPGYLKNGKLICSRISFPPELYKDEKFKSELNLPEALKTRDPLGYKNSFGKILVIGGGGDYIGAPALAARAAYRSGAGYVTVAVPASHNGTFSIHCPEAVIKGLKETAAATISEENFELLLELSSKQDAVVLGPGMTQQEETVSLIRKLIPAIPVPLVIDADALNALAGFPELTLKRKSATVITPHPGEQRRLAEKTEDALEKAYNAICVYKGPRTVISLPEGREYINLTGNEALGTAGSGDVLAGIICALLAQEEDKSEAVKKAVLLHGLAADLFDGASDSFTASDIIELLPRCFTAYRENHVNWTRNCYNRMEIIP